The following is a genomic window from Pseudophryne corroboree isolate aPseCor3 chromosome 3, aPseCor3.hap2, whole genome shotgun sequence.
gcccatcccagtgcgtactgttacttgcagttgtattgttggttgttgttttcggttacacgacggttgtgtatcggttatgttcagcctgttgctgtttttttcgttcatactgttatctggtattcctgcttatccagttgtatggtgtgttgtggtgtgagctggtatgtatctcacccttagtttaacaaaaatccttttcctctaaatgtccgtctcccctgggcacagttcctataacggaggtctggaggaggggcatagagggaggagccagttcacacccagtaaaagtcttatagtgtgcccatgtctcctgcggatcccgtctatacccccatggtccttttggagtccccagcatcctctacggactaggagaaaaggatttaccggtaggtattaaaatcctattaaaaaTACCAGTGTataacatggattatatagattaacacacaaggtgaaaacacCATTGTCTCAATATGAAGAGGCAAACATTCCAATGTTGAGacatgtccaactccaaacacttgtcttgtttttgtctgtctcatataaccagacaatggacattgcccttgcctgtaaaatatacctgtgtcaggaatactgacacacacagaacatatcagtttgtaatatatatatatatatatatatatatatgtcccttgtatgaaataaatatatatatatatatttcccccttcttgtcctattaaatGCACCATATTATATttataacaaacaccaaccacctttctaaagatataaCCTAAAGCACTCATATCATAATCAAATGAAGTTAAaaacatgacttgtatatagtctgTATGCAACCTGACATGTAATGAGTAACTAGTACTATCTTCAGAATGTTTACTcattatattctttgtatttggtgctaaaaacacatgagagcatgatcatgatgagattgataatagtgaaacttatatttttgtatcactccttacaGTAAAATTTCCTGGAACTGCTACACATTCAAGATTTAGTAATAACAATTTACGGAAAAGGCTGCCCATTCTAGATTGAGTAATAACAATTTCCGGGAAAGGCTACACATTCTAGATTTAGTAAGTATGATTTCTTAGAAAGGCTATACAGTCTAGATTTAGTTAGTACGATTTACGGAAAAGGCAACACATTCTAGATTTAGTCAGTACGATTTATGGAAAAggctacacattggccctcattccgagtcgttcgctcggtaattttcttcgcatcgcagcgtttttctgcttagtacgcatgcgcaatgttcgcactgcgactgcgccaagtaattttgctatgaagatagtttttttactcacggctttttcttcgctccggcgatcgtaatgtgattgacaggaaatgggtgttactgggcggtaacacagcgttttatgggcgtgtggataaaaacgctaccgtttccggaaaaaaacgcgggagtggctggagaaacggaggagtgtctggttgaacgctgggtgtgtttgtgacgtcaaaccaggaacgacaagcactgaactgatcgcagatgccgagtaagtctgaagctactctgaaactgctaagtagtttgtaatcgcaatattgcgaatacatcgttcgcaattttaagaagctaagattcactcccagtaggcggcggcttagcgtgtgtaactctgctaaaatcgccttgcgagcgaacaactcggaatgagggccattgtagatTGAGTAATAACAATTTCCGGGAAAGGCTACACATTGCAGATTTTGTAAATATGATTTCCGGGAAAGGCTATACATTCTAGATTTAGTAAGTATAATTTATGGTAAAGGCTGCACATTCTAGATTTAGTAAGTATGATTTATGGTAAAGGCTGCACATTCTAGATTTAGTAAGTATGATTTATGGTAAAGGCTGCACATTCTAGAATTAGTAAGAATGATTTATGGTAAAGGCTGCACATTCTAGAATTAGTAAGAATGATTTATGGTAAAGGCTGCACATTCTAGAATTAGTAAGAATGATTTATGGTAAAGGCTGCACATTCTAGAATTAGTAAGAATGATTTATGGTAAAGGCTGCACATTCTAGAATTAGTAAGAATGATTTTCGTGTAGCCTGCCAAAACAGAACAAGTTCAATCTCAAGTTGATCTCTTCATTCTTCCAGACTTTCCTACAGAAAGCTCCCTCACAAAGGTGGATAAGACACGTAATTGCTCAGACCTATAAGAGGAAAGACCCAGTAGTCTTGTAAGTCCTCAGGTCACATTCAGCTGGGGCTGTCACAGCTTCTCGGCACAGGCATCTACAGTGGACTTATGTAAGGCTGCAGCTGGTCCTTCTCTTGGATTTCTCAAACGAATGGGGTCATTTCTTGCAGCTGTAATAAGAACTATGTGGGTTTGACGACTCGCCCCCTAACACAACGCACATTAGAACATGTTGGATCAATTCGTAATGCAGCCACAGATCTGACTAAAATGGAAAACTTACCACGGTCGCTCACGATTTTCCCCTCCAACACATGGGAAGATCTGAAAGTGTGTGGGCTACAAAAAGTGAGACTGGGAATACATGATGGTAACCTTACTGACAATCTGCTCAAAAAAGAAAGCGAGTGGACTTTAgactaggacctaattcagacctgatcggtgctgtgcgattttgcacagcagccgatcaggtctgaactgcaccggtgccgcagtgcatcggcgcatgcctgacagccgacggctgtcttaaacctgcgatcacctctgcctgattgatgggcagaggcggtcgctgggcaggacggTGGCAttaggccgccgtttagggggcgcagtccggccaacgcaggcgtggccggaccgtgctgggggcgggcagtggcggctgcgtgactgcgacacgggcagcgacaagtagcttcctgccagtgcacaggagctgcgctggctgggagctgctcCTGAaggacaaaagcatcaccgctgtgcaattttTTTGTACTcctgcaggtggtggggggggctgacgtggggcggactagccctgtgctgggcgtctccccgcatgtcagtgatgctacagcacatctacgatcaggtttgCATTAGGCCCATAATTAGGTACATTTAACGTATGGTATTACCTGCCATCTACACATGTTACCTTATATTTATCACATTGCTTAAATCCTCCCTATTATGACTTCACTTCTTCACAGGATGTTATTGTCATTCTATTTATTGTATTACATAACTTATCCTACGTTTTGTCCCTATACACTAATTTTTTTGTATAATTTTCCCTTTCACATTGATTTTTGCACATTTTCAAATTTGTCTCTATACACTTACTTCCACTTCCCTGTTCTATCATACAATTATCACTCAcaatcagaggcgtcaccaggtgtgggtacacccggtgcgcactctgcattactatACCCCCCTCTTCCCACACTCACCCCGCCAGAGCCGCGGCTGGACGAAAAGGGGGCTTGGCCTAATTAAAAGGGCTCCGGGGGTGTATCCAGCTTCCTCGGAAATGCTGGCTGCCCACGGGGACTAggcagcgtgcagtgccggctccttttctgtgacaggagcggagtgctgcagaggattatcacactgcagcactcagctcctgtcactgcagaagagccagcacttggtgtcaccccttccgtgggtgatacctgggtgcgggccgcaccccccgcagccACCTTCTGACACCATTGCTCACAGTTAATTTTATTTTGTGGGTTATCTTAATGTATATATTGCCTAATTCTATATGTCATATCAGTGTCATATTATCATAACATATGCTCATTTAAATTGTGCTTAAACTATCAGCCAGAAGTAGATGCATCCATTAGATGAAAATAGTCCTTTTATTTCCATTTTTGTCTCCTTGTTTTTATCACTTTTCTTCATTTTTATTACTTTGTATTATACTTTATTTCATTACTCACATAGGACCAAAGTATCTCACTCTCTATTTTACTTAACATACAGCACCCGTCATAGACATCTATACTATACTAACGAGGTGTCCTTTAGATAAAAAATGTCCTCCCTGTATCTCGCTTAGACCACTCCTTAATGACATCGGCCTTCCGCATTGGTGGACATAAACactatagagcagtgtttcccaacctcggtcctcaaggcacactaacagtcctggttttagttatatccaggcttgaacacaggtgacttaattagtacatcagttattttgatttaaccatctgtgctaaagcatggatatcactaaaacctgcactgttggtgtgccttgaggaccgcggttgggaatgcctgctatagaggCTCTTTAAATTTGCATGGAGGGGCAGCATCACGTGAAACGTACGTCAGTGGCACATCTTCTAGCGGGTGACCTGGTGTACACACGTGACCAGCACTAGCCGACTCCAGTCAGCGGGGAATCCTTGCAGTGTGTACTTGCAATTGATCATGATGCCACCATCTCTCCTAGCTGGGACACTATAGAGGCTCTTTAAATTTGCATGGAGGGGCAGCTCTGTGAACAAGCATCACGTGAAACGTACGTCAGTGGCACATCTTCTAGCGGGTGACCTGGCGTACACACGTGACCGGCACTAGCCGACTCCAGTCAGCGGGGAATCCTTGCAGTGTGTACTACAATTGGTCACAATACCACCATCTCTCCTAGCTGGGACAGTATCCGCTGTCCAGGCCAAACCACTGATGGACCCAATACTACATTAACAATACATAACAGAATACCTTATCAACAGTCATTGGGTATTGTATACAGGTTATActagtaaatgtatgaagcagtgataagagtggagaagtgagccagtggagaagttgcccatggcaaccaatcagctgctttgtataattttatagtatgcaaattataaatgttacttcaatgctgattggttgtcatgggtaaCTTCTCAACTTGCTCACTTCTCTACTCATCACTGCTTCATGCATTCACCTCATAGTGTGGTCCTGCACCATTTTTCTCCTCTGCTGAATACCTGCTTTTTTTCTATACTATATAATTTTCACCTTGAGACAACTCTCCCTTCTCATTACATTACTACATTCAGGTGCAACTAACTATCTGGCTGCTGAATGTACTACCTAGTCTGTAACATTGTGTCCATTTATATTTTCGATTACAGTTGACTGATAGTGTTTGCTCATATTTATGTTGGACATTATGTTCCAAATTATCTCATAAGTGGCATATTAATTTGACTGGGAATTGTAAGCATATCCTAACATACAAGCATATCATTTAACTTATGGCCATACATCACAGGTTATGCCTAAtcctgtctgatcttggaagctaggcagtgttgggccaggctagtacttggatgggagaacacctgggaatacccagatgctgtatattatttgctaTTTTCAAGCCGCACATTTTCTTTCAGTATAAATATCATATATCCACAATTGATACTACTGACCGATAATTTAAatcctatttatacatttttccattttgcaataaaaggggaggagagttacaatcAGTTCAATACTCCAAATATAAGTAGAATATTtgtaaggaggggggaggggggttaaacAAATATAGCAAATTAACTACTGTATTTTATTCCCTGTAGATGGATGTAACAGAAGAAATATGTTGGCTGAACGTCCCAATGTATCTCCAGATTGTAGAACAGAAGATAAATATATCACACAAGATCCTCCGGAAGAAAACCCAGTGAGAACAAGTATACATTCAGTGCCTCACAGAGCAGATATATCATCTGTTACATCTAATCATGAGGAATGTTCTCCTGATAACTCTGCTATTGATTCATCTATCACAGTTCTTAGAGTTGATAAGACATTTCCCAGTTCTGCAGGTGACAAGTGTTTTATACAgagcacaaagcttattacccatcagccagcaaagacaggtgagaagccatatccatgttatgagtgtgggaaatgttttacatgcaaatcacatcttgttatacatgagagaagtcacacaggtgagaagccatttccatgctctgagtgtgggaaatgttttacactaaaatcagatcttattagacatgacagaactcacacaggtgagaaaccatttccatgctctgagtgtggacaGTGTTTTACACGCAAATCACATCTTATTATACATGAAAGacgtcatacaggtgagaagccatttccatgctctgagtgtgggaaatgtttttcacacaaATCAGCTCTAATTGAACATGAGAGAATTCAcactggtgagaaaccatttccgtgctttgagtgtggaaaatgttttacctaTAAATCAACtcttattagacatcagagaaggGAAAGGCCATTTTTATGTTCTGAATGTGGACAATGTTTTTTAGACCAATCACAGCTTGTTGAACATGAAAGACGTCATACAGGAGAGAAAcaattttcatgctctgagtgtgggaaatgtttttcacacaaATCAGCTCTAATTGAACGCGAGAGACCTCACACTGGGGAGATACAATTTCCATGCTTTGAGTGtagaaaatgttttgcacacaaatcaactattgttagacatcagagaagtgagaggccatttccatgttctgaatgtggaaaatgttttatacacaaatcacagcttgttgaacatcagagaactcacacaggtgaaaagccatttccatgtcctgaatgtgggaaatgtttcacacaggcATCACATCTAGTTAGACATCAGAGAtgccacacaggtgagaggccatttctatgctTTGAGTGCGGACAGTGTTTCAcacgcaaatcacatcttgttatgcaTGAAAGACGtcatacaggtgagaggccatttaaatgctctgagtgtgggaaatgttttg
Proteins encoded in this region:
- the LOC135054596 gene encoding gastrula zinc finger protein XlCGF26.1-like; the protein is MLAERPNVSPDCRTEDKYITQDPPEENPVRTSIHSVPHRADISSVTSNHEECSPDNSAIDSSITVLRVDKTFPSSAGDKCFIQSTKLITHQPAKTGEKPYPCYECGKCFTCKSHLVIHERSHTGEKPFPCSECGKCFTLKSDLIRHDRTHTGEKPFPCSECGQCFTRKSHLIIHERRHTGEKPFPCSECGKCFSHKSALIEHERIHTGEKPFPCFECGKCFTYKSTLIRHQRRERPFLCSECGQCFLDQSQLVEHERRHTGEKQFSCSECGKCFSHKSALIERERPHTGEIQFPCFECRKCFAHKSTIVRHQRSERPFPCSECGKCFIHKSQLVEHQRTHTGEKPFPCPECGKCFTQASHLVRHQRCHTGERPFLCFECGQCFTRKSHLVMHERRHTGERPFKCSECGKCFAHKSVAIEHERTHTGEKPFPCSECGKCFTHKSTLVRHVRCHIGEKSFS